The Lycium barbarum isolate Lr01 chromosome 10, ASM1917538v2, whole genome shotgun sequence genome includes a region encoding these proteins:
- the LOC132614218 gene encoding histidinol-phosphate aminotransferase, chloroplastic-like isoform X3, which translates to MKTHMALLRRQVNEALGSMKFPYIYPDPESRTLRAALAEDSGLEAEYILAGCGADELIDLIMRCILDPGDKIVDCPPTFAMYEFDAAVNGAHVIKAPRNPDFSLDVERIAEVVEHEKPKCIFLTSPNNPDGSIIDDETLLKILRMPILVILDEAYVEFSGMESKMKWVKKHENLIVLRTFSKRAGLAGLRVGYGAFPKSIIEFLWRAKQPYNVSVAAEVAACAALKNPIYLENVKVALVQERERLFNLLKEVPFLDPYPSYSNFILCKVMSGMDAKKLKEDLATMGVMIRHYNSKELKGYVRVSVGKPEHTEALMKCLKHFY; encoded by the exons ATGAAAACCCATATGGCCCTCCTCCGGAGGCAA GTAAACGAAGCTTTGGGGTCCATGAAATTTCCGTATATTTATCCTGATCCTGAAAGCCGTACGTTGCGTGCGGCCCTTGCTGAAGATTCTGGCCTTGAAGCTGAGTATATTCTTGCAGGGTGCGGTGCAGATGAACTCATTGATTTGATAATGCG GTGCATATTGGATCCTGGTGACAAGATTGTTGACTGCCCACCCACTTTCGCAATGTATGAATTTGATGCAGCTGTAAATGGTGCACATGTCATCAAAG CGCCTAGGAACCCAGACTTTAGCCTGGATGTAGAACGGATAGCCGAAGTGGTTGAACATGAGAAACCGAAGTGCATATTCCTGACATCGCCTAATAATCCTGATGGGAG TATAATTGATGATGAAACTCTTTTGAAAATACTTCGCATGCCCATATTGGTAATATTGGATGAAGCATATGTTGAGTTTTCTGGGATGGAGTCTAAGATGAAATGGGTGAAGAAGCATGAGAATCTGATTGTTCTTCGCACGTTCAGCAAAAGAGCTG GTTTAGCTGGACTCAGAGTAGGATATGGAGCATTTCCAAAGAGTATTATTGAATTCCTTTGGCGAGCAAAGCAACCATATAATGTGTCTGTTGCTGCTGAAGTTGCTGCATGTGCTGCATTAAAGAACCCCATTTATCTGGAG AATGTGAAAGTGGCACTGGTGCAAGAACGGGAGAGGCTATTTAATCTCTTGAAAGAAGTCCCATTTCTCGATCCATACCCTAGCTATTCTAATTTCATTCTCTGTAAGGTTATGTCTGGCATGGATGCTAAGAAATTGAAG GAGGACCTTGCGACTATGGGAGTGATGATCCGTCACTACAATAGCAAGGAACTGAAGGGATACGTTCGTGTCTCTGTAGGCAAGCCCGAGCACACGGAGGCGTTAATGAAATGCCTCAAGCACTTCTATTGA
- the LOC132614127 gene encoding uncharacterized protein LOC132614127 isoform X2: MVGSVRVVAGFIYTELEGLWKTWTLLPHAWLKYFAAWERQLVLLYVQLQGIFVCEAMLRSVFDHLLDDNPLPVNEASSSVVVSTFSNTTSQNGKGAIGGGKLVTNGEVEKGLLTLVSSDAPGLQVCDPNGRWYLADSGLTPGDLLLLTGKALSHATAGLRPAAVYRGAADTYVGTSCGGRTSLAFRLTPQSNAILDCSPIAAAGHVIPQSYVPISVSQFMDDLSAEEDMLCSNTDIAYVPRDNLNKEPSLRSVLSDPLSGAFLEDAMFVSCGHSFGGLMLKRVIDMARCTLCNAEIERGSLIPNLVLRAAAAAVKHEDDRRLFHNATLRKRRKEVGDNRENGEIPSENGPHKGVQYPFSVNEKVLIRGNRRTPDKFVGKEAVITSQCLNGWYLLKIMDSGENVRLQYRSLRKILPTQETEERCQSQTVQNSS, encoded by the exons ATGGTGGGGTCGGTAAGAGTGGTCGCGGGATTTATATATACAGAGCTGGAAG GCCTTTGGAAGACATGGACTCTTCTCCCCCATGCATGGCTGAAGTATTTCGCTGCATGGGAACGGCAGCTCGTGCTGCTTTATGTGCAATTGCAAGGCATCTTCGTTTGCGAAGCGA TGCTCCGCAGCGTTTTTGATCACTTGCTTGATGATAATCCATTGCCCGTTAATGAGGCCTCTTCGTCCGTTGTTGTTTCAACCTTCTCCAATACCACCTCTCAAAATGGCAAAGGAGCTATTGGAGGAGGAAAGCTAGTTACAAATGGTGAAGTAGAGAAGGGGCTGTTGACTCTAGTTTCATCTGATGCTCCTGGTCTTCAG GTTTGTGATCCCAATGGTCGTTGGTATCTAGCAGATAGTGGCTTGACTCCAGGGGATTTACTGTTGCTTACTGGGAAGGCTCTCAGCCATGCTACTGCCGGTCTTCGTCCTGCAGCCGTATACAGGGGTGCAGCTGATACCTATGTGGGCACTAGTTGTGGCGGAAG GACATCACTTGCGTTTAGGCTTACACCTCAGAGCAATGCAATATTGGATTGTTCTCCGATTGCAGCTGCTGGTCATGTTATTCCTCAGAGCTACGTGCCAATTTCTGTAAGCCAGTTTATGGATGACCTTTCCGCCGAGGAAGACATGCTTTGTAGCAATACTGATATTGCTTAT GTCCCTCGAGACAATCTGAATAAGGAACCATCACTCAGAAGTGTTCTCTCAGATCCCTTATC TGGCGCATTCCTTGAAGATGCTATGTTTGTTTCATGTGGACATTCCTTTGGTGGTCTGATGCTGAAAAGGGTTATTGATATG GCAAGATGTACCCTCTGCAATGCTGAAATTGAGCGTGGCTCCTTAATTCCTAACCTTG TACTGAGAGCTGCAGCCGCAGCAGTGAAGCATGAGGATGACCGAAGACTCTTCCACAATGCAACTCTTAGAAAGCGTCGAAAAGAAGTGGGAGACAATAGG GAAAATGGTGAGATCCCTTCCGAAAATGGACCCCATAAAGGTGTTCAGTATCCATTCTCAGTGAATGAGAAAGTTCTTATAAGG GGAAATAGGAGGACACCAGATAAATTTGTTGGAAAGGAAGCTGTAATCACGTCGCAGTGTCTTAATGGCTG GTATTTGCTTAAGATTATGGACAGTGGAGAGAATGTGCGGTTGCAGTACCGCTCTCTGCGTAAGATCCTTCCTACACAGGAAACAGAGGAGAGATGCCAGTCACAGACAGTTCAGAACAGTAGCTAA
- the LOC132614218 gene encoding histidinol-phosphate aminotransferase, chloroplastic-like isoform X1 produces MATNALHPNSTHSLSVSGQVHTIFLSAGEFNWNKKIELMGIIEICNTSSMCIGRTKPSCLIEVNQRRRITCMASSVSVQDESQQKQCVTGGNFIRQHLRKLSPYQPILPFEVLSTRLGRKPEDIVKLDANENPYGPPPEVNEALGSMKFPYIYPDPESRTLRAALAEDSGLEAEYILAGCGADELIDLIMRCILDPGDKIVDCPPTFAMYEFDAAVNGAHVIKAPRNPDFSLDVERIAEVVEHEKPKCIFLTSPNNPDGSIIDDETLLKILRMPILVILDEAYVEFSGMESKMKWVKKHENLIVLRTFSKRAGLAGLRVGYGAFPKSIIEFLWRAKQPYNVSVAAEVAACAALKNPIYLENVKVALVQERERLFNLLKEVPFLDPYPSYSNFILCKVMSGMDAKKLKEDLATMGVMIRHYNSKELKGYVRVSVGKPEHTEALMKCLKHFY; encoded by the exons ATGGCTACTAATGCACTTCACCCAAATTCAACCCACTCCCTCTCTGTCTCGGGCCAAGTCCACACCATTTTCCTCTCCGCCGGCGAATTCAAct GGAATAAAAAGATTGAATTGATGGGTATAATTGAAATATGCAACACTTCATCTATGTGCATTGGTAGAACAAAACCTAGTTGTTTAATTGAAGTAAATCAGAGAAGGAGAATTACGTGTATGGCCTCTTCAGTGTCAGTGCAAGATGAGAGCCAGCAGAAACAATGTGTTACTGGTGGTAATTTTATACGACAACATCTTCGTAAATTGTCACCTTATCAGCCCATTTTACCCTTTGAG GTGTTGTCCACTCGTCTTGGTAGAAAACCAGAGGACATTGTGAAATTAGACGCTAATGAAAACCCATATGGCCCTCCTCCGGAG GTAAACGAAGCTTTGGGGTCCATGAAATTTCCGTATATTTATCCTGATCCTGAAAGCCGTACGTTGCGTGCGGCCCTTGCTGAAGATTCTGGCCTTGAAGCTGAGTATATTCTTGCAGGGTGCGGTGCAGATGAACTCATTGATTTGATAATGCG GTGCATATTGGATCCTGGTGACAAGATTGTTGACTGCCCACCCACTTTCGCAATGTATGAATTTGATGCAGCTGTAAATGGTGCACATGTCATCAAAG CGCCTAGGAACCCAGACTTTAGCCTGGATGTAGAACGGATAGCCGAAGTGGTTGAACATGAGAAACCGAAGTGCATATTCCTGACATCGCCTAATAATCCTGATGGGAG TATAATTGATGATGAAACTCTTTTGAAAATACTTCGCATGCCCATATTGGTAATATTGGATGAAGCATATGTTGAGTTTTCTGGGATGGAGTCTAAGATGAAATGGGTGAAGAAGCATGAGAATCTGATTGTTCTTCGCACGTTCAGCAAAAGAGCTG GTTTAGCTGGACTCAGAGTAGGATATGGAGCATTTCCAAAGAGTATTATTGAATTCCTTTGGCGAGCAAAGCAACCATATAATGTGTCTGTTGCTGCTGAAGTTGCTGCATGTGCTGCATTAAAGAACCCCATTTATCTGGAG AATGTGAAAGTGGCACTGGTGCAAGAACGGGAGAGGCTATTTAATCTCTTGAAAGAAGTCCCATTTCTCGATCCATACCCTAGCTATTCTAATTTCATTCTCTGTAAGGTTATGTCTGGCATGGATGCTAAGAAATTGAAG GAGGACCTTGCGACTATGGGAGTGATGATCCGTCACTACAATAGCAAGGAACTGAAGGGATACGTTCGTGTCTCTGTAGGCAAGCCCGAGCACACGGAGGCGTTAATGAAATGCCTCAAGCACTTCTATTGA
- the LOC132614218 gene encoding histidinol-phosphate aminotransferase, chloroplastic-like isoform X2, giving the protein MGIIEICNTSSMCIGRTKPSCLIEVNQRRRITCMASSVSVQDESQQKQCVTGGNFIRQHLRKLSPYQPILPFEVLSTRLGRKPEDIVKLDANENPYGPPPEVNEALGSMKFPYIYPDPESRTLRAALAEDSGLEAEYILAGCGADELIDLIMRCILDPGDKIVDCPPTFAMYEFDAAVNGAHVIKAPRNPDFSLDVERIAEVVEHEKPKCIFLTSPNNPDGSIIDDETLLKILRMPILVILDEAYVEFSGMESKMKWVKKHENLIVLRTFSKRAGLAGLRVGYGAFPKSIIEFLWRAKQPYNVSVAAEVAACAALKNPIYLENVKVALVQERERLFNLLKEVPFLDPYPSYSNFILCKVMSGMDAKKLKEDLATMGVMIRHYNSKELKGYVRVSVGKPEHTEALMKCLKHFY; this is encoded by the exons ATGGGTATAATTGAAATATGCAACACTTCATCTATGTGCATTGGTAGAACAAAACCTAGTTGTTTAATTGAAGTAAATCAGAGAAGGAGAATTACGTGTATGGCCTCTTCAGTGTCAGTGCAAGATGAGAGCCAGCAGAAACAATGTGTTACTGGTGGTAATTTTATACGACAACATCTTCGTAAATTGTCACCTTATCAGCCCATTTTACCCTTTGAG GTGTTGTCCACTCGTCTTGGTAGAAAACCAGAGGACATTGTGAAATTAGACGCTAATGAAAACCCATATGGCCCTCCTCCGGAG GTAAACGAAGCTTTGGGGTCCATGAAATTTCCGTATATTTATCCTGATCCTGAAAGCCGTACGTTGCGTGCGGCCCTTGCTGAAGATTCTGGCCTTGAAGCTGAGTATATTCTTGCAGGGTGCGGTGCAGATGAACTCATTGATTTGATAATGCG GTGCATATTGGATCCTGGTGACAAGATTGTTGACTGCCCACCCACTTTCGCAATGTATGAATTTGATGCAGCTGTAAATGGTGCACATGTCATCAAAG CGCCTAGGAACCCAGACTTTAGCCTGGATGTAGAACGGATAGCCGAAGTGGTTGAACATGAGAAACCGAAGTGCATATTCCTGACATCGCCTAATAATCCTGATGGGAG TATAATTGATGATGAAACTCTTTTGAAAATACTTCGCATGCCCATATTGGTAATATTGGATGAAGCATATGTTGAGTTTTCTGGGATGGAGTCTAAGATGAAATGGGTGAAGAAGCATGAGAATCTGATTGTTCTTCGCACGTTCAGCAAAAGAGCTG GTTTAGCTGGACTCAGAGTAGGATATGGAGCATTTCCAAAGAGTATTATTGAATTCCTTTGGCGAGCAAAGCAACCATATAATGTGTCTGTTGCTGCTGAAGTTGCTGCATGTGCTGCATTAAAGAACCCCATTTATCTGGAG AATGTGAAAGTGGCACTGGTGCAAGAACGGGAGAGGCTATTTAATCTCTTGAAAGAAGTCCCATTTCTCGATCCATACCCTAGCTATTCTAATTTCATTCTCTGTAAGGTTATGTCTGGCATGGATGCTAAGAAATTGAAG GAGGACCTTGCGACTATGGGAGTGATGATCCGTCACTACAATAGCAAGGAACTGAAGGGATACGTTCGTGTCTCTGTAGGCAAGCCCGAGCACACGGAGGCGTTAATGAAATGCCTCAAGCACTTCTATTGA
- the LOC132615341 gene encoding BTB/POZ domain-containing protein At3g19850-like isoform X1 yields MPLQAPCDLQIHVNGQQTFFLHQKVLSRFSGKLRKIIKQEKKKTQINSSGIEILDLPGGPHGFELVSRFCYNNGNIKITISNVALLICSANFLEMTEKMSSCNLLHQAENFLEGLFYWSLHDIVKSLKSCELFFNHANSCGVIAKLMTSLPAKIAQNSDISALFGSSSSSASSSCSSSEQMMKPCSLKSQSWWFEEMTILPPKIIEEFLRTLCAYGSENNNLLLTRFLLYYLKSAAHNSNCHNVISRIEYSGLADTAVYGVVFIGKTAFSCRNLFWVLRIVSSFGISKECRGILEKMIGGMLDEATLDDILVCGHHNNGGVYDVNLVMRLIRVFVHHDKDVSITKLRKVARLIDKYLREIAPDQSLKISKFLGVAESLPDYARDCFDGVYRAIDIYLESHPALSLEERSRLCRCLNYEKLSLEACKDLAKNPRISPRITVKALAFQGSSSTPTIKDNNFVKEREYVSNSHMALLYKTNKSDHSSSTSDHQSLQEEEHEYMRLNLQKMQWRVVELEKICRDMKGQMSKTVPSSHTRTLPRLCRSQYF; encoded by the exons actcaGATAAACAGTTCAGGTATAGAGATTCTTGATTTGCCAGGTGGACCCCATGGGTTTGAACTAGTTTCAAGATTCTGTTACAACAATGGCAACATCAAAATCACTATTTCAAATGTAGCCCTTCTAATTTGCTCTGCAAATTTTCTTGAAATGACAGAAAAGATGTCATCTTGCAATCTTTTGCATCAAGCTGAGAACTTTCTTGAAGGGTTATTCTACTGGTCATTGCATGATATTGTAAAATCTTTAAAAAGTTGTGAACTTTTTTTTAATCATGCAAATTCTTGTGGTGTTATTGCAAAGCTTATGACTTCACTACCTGCTAAAATTGCTCAAAATTCAGATATTAGTGCCCTGTTtggttcttcatcttcatcagctTCTTCATCTTGTTCATCTTCTGAACAAATGATGAAACCATGTTCATTAAAAAGCCAATCTTGGTGGTTTGAAgaaatgaccattttacccccaAAGATAATAGAAGAGTTTTTGAGGACTTTATGTGCTTATGGTAGTGAAAATAATAACTTACTCCTCACAAGATTCTTGCTTTATTACTTAAAATCAGCAGCCCATAATAGTAACTGTCACAATGTGATTTCAAGAATTGAGTATAGTGGGCTTGCTGATACAGCAGTTTATGGGGTTGTTTTTATTGGTAAAACAGCATTTTCTTGCAGAAATCTTTTTTGGGTACTGAGAATTGTGTCTAGTTTTGGTATTAGCAAAGAATGCAGGGGTATTTTGGAGAAAATGATAGGTGGGATGCTTGATGAAGCAACACTAGATGATATTCTTGTTTGTGGTCATCACAATAATGGAGGTGTGTATGATGTGAATCTTGTGATGAGATTGATTAGAGTTTTTGTTCATCATGATAAAGATGTTTCAATAACAAAATTGAGAAAAGTTGCAAGGTTGATAGATAAGTATTTGAGAGAGATTGCACCTGATCAAAGCCTTAAAATATCAAAGTTTCTTGGTGTTGCTGAGAGTTTACCAGATTATGCAAGGGATTGTTTTGATGGGGTCTACAGAGCCATTGATATCTATCTTGAG TCTCATCCAGCCCTCTCATTAGAGGAAAGATCAAGATTATGCAGATGTCTCAACTATGAGAAACTAAGCCTTGAAGCATGTAAAGACTTAGCAAAGAATCCAAGAATTTCACCAAGAATTACTGTCAAGGCACTTGCTTTTCAAGGTTCTTCAAGTACCCCAACAATAAAAGACAACAATTTTGTAAAGGAAAGAGAATATGTCAGCAATAGCCATATGGCTTTGTTGTACAAGACAAACAAGAGTGACCACAGTTCAAGTACAAGTGATCATCAGAGTCTGCAAGAAGAGGAACATGAATATATGAGGCTAAATTTGCAAAAGATGCAATGGAGAGTTGTGGAGTTGGAGAAAATATGTAGAGATATGAAAGGCCAAATGTCTAAAACGGTTCCTTCTTCTCATACTAGAACTTTGCCTAGGCTTTGTAGAAGTCAGTACTTCTGA
- the LOC132615341 gene encoding BTB/POZ domain-containing protein At3g19850-like isoform X2: protein MPLQAPCDLQIHVNGQQTFFLHQKVLSRFSGKLRKIIKQEKKKTQINSSGIEILDLPGGPHGFELVSRFCYNNGNIKITISNVALLICSANFLEMTEKMSSCNLLHQAENFLEGLFYWSLHDIVKSLKSCELFFNHANSCGVIAKLMTSLPAKIAQNSDISALFGSSSSSASSSCSSSEQMMKPCSLKSQSWWFEEMTILPPKIIEEFLRTLCAYGSENNNLLLTRFLLYYLKSAAHNSNCHNVISRIEYSGLADTAVYGVVFIGKTAFSCRNLFWVLRIVSSFGISKECRGILEKMIGGMLDEATLDDILVCGHHNNGVARLIDKYLREIAPDQSLKISKFLGVAESLPDYARDCFDGVYRAIDIYLESHPALSLEERSRLCRCLNYEKLSLEACKDLAKNPRISPRITVKALAFQGSSSTPTIKDNNFVKEREYVSNSHMALLYKTNKSDHSSSTSDHQSLQEEEHEYMRLNLQKMQWRVVELEKICRDMKGQMSKTVPSSHTRTLPRLCRSQYF from the exons actcaGATAAACAGTTCAGGTATAGAGATTCTTGATTTGCCAGGTGGACCCCATGGGTTTGAACTAGTTTCAAGATTCTGTTACAACAATGGCAACATCAAAATCACTATTTCAAATGTAGCCCTTCTAATTTGCTCTGCAAATTTTCTTGAAATGACAGAAAAGATGTCATCTTGCAATCTTTTGCATCAAGCTGAGAACTTTCTTGAAGGGTTATTCTACTGGTCATTGCATGATATTGTAAAATCTTTAAAAAGTTGTGAACTTTTTTTTAATCATGCAAATTCTTGTGGTGTTATTGCAAAGCTTATGACTTCACTACCTGCTAAAATTGCTCAAAATTCAGATATTAGTGCCCTGTTtggttcttcatcttcatcagctTCTTCATCTTGTTCATCTTCTGAACAAATGATGAAACCATGTTCATTAAAAAGCCAATCTTGGTGGTTTGAAgaaatgaccattttacccccaAAGATAATAGAAGAGTTTTTGAGGACTTTATGTGCTTATGGTAGTGAAAATAATAACTTACTCCTCACAAGATTCTTGCTTTATTACTTAAAATCAGCAGCCCATAATAGTAACTGTCACAATGTGATTTCAAGAATTGAGTATAGTGGGCTTGCTGATACAGCAGTTTATGGGGTTGTTTTTATTGGTAAAACAGCATTTTCTTGCAGAAATCTTTTTTGGGTACTGAGAATTGTGTCTAGTTTTGGTATTAGCAAAGAATGCAGGGGTATTTTGGAGAAAATGATAGGTGGGATGCTTGATGAAGCAACACTAGATGATATTCTTGTTTGTGGTCATCACAATAATGGAG TTGCAAGGTTGATAGATAAGTATTTGAGAGAGATTGCACCTGATCAAAGCCTTAAAATATCAAAGTTTCTTGGTGTTGCTGAGAGTTTACCAGATTATGCAAGGGATTGTTTTGATGGGGTCTACAGAGCCATTGATATCTATCTTGAG TCTCATCCAGCCCTCTCATTAGAGGAAAGATCAAGATTATGCAGATGTCTCAACTATGAGAAACTAAGCCTTGAAGCATGTAAAGACTTAGCAAAGAATCCAAGAATTTCACCAAGAATTACTGTCAAGGCACTTGCTTTTCAAGGTTCTTCAAGTACCCCAACAATAAAAGACAACAATTTTGTAAAGGAAAGAGAATATGTCAGCAATAGCCATATGGCTTTGTTGTACAAGACAAACAAGAGTGACCACAGTTCAAGTACAAGTGATCATCAGAGTCTGCAAGAAGAGGAACATGAATATATGAGGCTAAATTTGCAAAAGATGCAATGGAGAGTTGTGGAGTTGGAGAAAATATGTAGAGATATGAAAGGCCAAATGTCTAAAACGGTTCCTTCTTCTCATACTAGAACTTTGCCTAGGCTTTGTAGAAGTCAGTACTTCTGA
- the LOC132614127 gene encoding uncharacterized protein LOC132614127 isoform X1, which translates to MVTVMMHPHHNSTTPSPHPINPVLRSPNTTTPPPNTHSGRDHTIGSELARVKLSDISPYDGAPFGPYLRAVEALSGSLMRHNAAVIELGGEGTAVLRCGLESVRYFFKTRAVAQNGGVGKSGRGIYIYRAGRPLEDMDSSPPCMAEVFRCMGTAARAALCAIARHLRLRSDVFDHLLDDNPLPVNEASSSVVVSTFSNTTSQNGKGAIGGGKLVTNGEVEKGLLTLVSSDAPGLQVCDPNGRWYLADSGLTPGDLLLLTGKALSHATAGLRPAAVYRGAADTYVGTSCGGRTSLAFRLTPQSNAILDCSPIAAAGHVIPQSYVPISVSQFMDDLSAEEDMLCSNTDIAYVPRDNLNKEPSLRSVLSDPLSGAFLEDAMFVSCGHSFGGLMLKRVIDMARCTLCNAEIERGSLIPNLVLRAAAAAVKHEDDRRLFHNATLRKRRKEVGDNRENGEIPSENGPHKGVQYPFSVNEKVLIRGNRRTPDKFVGKEAVITSQCLNGWYLLKIMDSGENVRLQYRSLRKILPTQETEERCQSQTVQNSS; encoded by the exons ATGGTTACAGTCATGATGCATCCGCATCACAACTCCACTACACCCTCACCTCACCCAATCAATCCCGTTCTTAGATCCCCCAACACTACTACTCCTCCTCCAAATACTCATTCGGGTCGGGACCATACAATCGGGTCGGAGTTAGCCCGAGTTAAGCTCTCGGATATTTCCCCTTATGATGGAGCTCCGTTTGGGCCTTATTTACGGGCTGTGGAAGCCCTTTCAGGATCACTTATGAGGCATAATGCCGCGGTGATTGAACTTGGTGGTGAAGGCACAGCTGTGTTACGGTGTGGCCTGGAATCGGTTAGGTATTTTTTTAAGACGAGGGCAGTTGCTCAGAATGGTGGGGTCGGTAAGAGTGGTCGCGGGATTTATATATACAGAGCTGGAAG GCCTTTGGAAGACATGGACTCTTCTCCCCCATGCATGGCTGAAGTATTTCGCTGCATGGGAACGGCAGCTCGTGCTGCTTTATGTGCAATTGCAAGGCATCTTCGTTTGCGAAGCGA CGTTTTTGATCACTTGCTTGATGATAATCCATTGCCCGTTAATGAGGCCTCTTCGTCCGTTGTTGTTTCAACCTTCTCCAATACCACCTCTCAAAATGGCAAAGGAGCTATTGGAGGAGGAAAGCTAGTTACAAATGGTGAAGTAGAGAAGGGGCTGTTGACTCTAGTTTCATCTGATGCTCCTGGTCTTCAG GTTTGTGATCCCAATGGTCGTTGGTATCTAGCAGATAGTGGCTTGACTCCAGGGGATTTACTGTTGCTTACTGGGAAGGCTCTCAGCCATGCTACTGCCGGTCTTCGTCCTGCAGCCGTATACAGGGGTGCAGCTGATACCTATGTGGGCACTAGTTGTGGCGGAAG GACATCACTTGCGTTTAGGCTTACACCTCAGAGCAATGCAATATTGGATTGTTCTCCGATTGCAGCTGCTGGTCATGTTATTCCTCAGAGCTACGTGCCAATTTCTGTAAGCCAGTTTATGGATGACCTTTCCGCCGAGGAAGACATGCTTTGTAGCAATACTGATATTGCTTAT GTCCCTCGAGACAATCTGAATAAGGAACCATCACTCAGAAGTGTTCTCTCAGATCCCTTATC TGGCGCATTCCTTGAAGATGCTATGTTTGTTTCATGTGGACATTCCTTTGGTGGTCTGATGCTGAAAAGGGTTATTGATATG GCAAGATGTACCCTCTGCAATGCTGAAATTGAGCGTGGCTCCTTAATTCCTAACCTTG TACTGAGAGCTGCAGCCGCAGCAGTGAAGCATGAGGATGACCGAAGACTCTTCCACAATGCAACTCTTAGAAAGCGTCGAAAAGAAGTGGGAGACAATAGG GAAAATGGTGAGATCCCTTCCGAAAATGGACCCCATAAAGGTGTTCAGTATCCATTCTCAGTGAATGAGAAAGTTCTTATAAGG GGAAATAGGAGGACACCAGATAAATTTGTTGGAAAGGAAGCTGTAATCACGTCGCAGTGTCTTAATGGCTG GTATTTGCTTAAGATTATGGACAGTGGAGAGAATGTGCGGTTGCAGTACCGCTCTCTGCGTAAGATCCTTCCTACACAGGAAACAGAGGAGAGATGCCAGTCACAGACAGTTCAGAACAGTAGCTAA